Part of the Thauera sedimentorum genome, GCACGGCTGCCGCGTCGGCAAGAACGCGCTGATCGGCATGAACGCGGTGATCATGGACAACGCCATCGTCGGCGAATCGGCCATCGTCGGCGCCTGCGCCTTCGTCAAGGCCGGCATGGAAATCCCCCCTCGCATGCTCGCCGCGGGCATGCCGGCCAAGGTGATGCGCGCGCTCTCGGAAGAGGAAATGGCCTGGAAGGTGGACGGCACGCGCTGCTACCAGGACCTCACCGTGCGCAGCCTGTCCACGCTGACCGCCTGCGCCCCGCTCACCGAGATGGAGCCGGGGCGCAAGCGCTTCGAGTTTCCGGGGGTAGTGCCGTTGGTCGATGTGAAGAAGGGGTGACCAGGCGGGGCCGCATCGCTCCGCCTCGGCAGACGCCTGCGTCCGGGCAGGCCTGCGGTCAAGTCAGGCCCGGCCTGTCAGCAAGTCGGGGCGATGTTTCTCCAACCATGCCCGGGTATCGGCCAGCAGCAGGGCCGCCTGTTTGCAGCACTCATCTACCGCGCCATCGCTGACCGGGTCACCTTCGTAATCACTGAGATTGCGTTGCTTGCGCAAGGCATCCAGAACGATCACCCGGTCCTGCGACAGATCGAGCGTCTTCGGTAGAACCTGCAAGGCCGTCTGGTGATGGCCCGGCTGACTTGTGGAGGTGCGGTAGCCATTGGCCCACAGGCCGATCATCGCGCACTGCATGATGGCCTTGTAGGCCGCATCAAAGCGGTTTTCTGCGCTCAGAGCGGCAATCCCGGCATCGACCAGATTGCGTTCGGCGGCTGCCAGCAGGCGTTGCACACCGGCAGCACTCGGCTCAAAGTTCTGCAGCTTGTGAATCGCCAGCAAGTTTTCCAAGGTCATGCTCGGTTCCGATCACCCAGAGTTTGGGCTTGGCCAGCAGTTCGCGAGTGAAGGCATCACCCGCCTCGATACGCCGGCGGACCTCATCCGCGGTGTAGATCACCGGGTTGATCTCGCGCTGCAGGATGTCCTGAGTCGGGTACAGCGCCTTCACCACCTCAGCAAAGGCCGGCGTGCCGATCACCATGATATCGACATCACTGCCCGCCTGCTCCTCACCGCGCGCCATCGAGCCAAAAACAAAGGCCAGCAAGATCTCATCAGCCAGCGGCCGCAAGGCATCGGCCAGCACATCCACCAGGCCGCAGGTCTTGCGGAACAGACCTGCCAACTCCGGGAACACAGGGCAGGCACGGTTGGCCTGGTAGCGCACCTGATTGCCCTGCTCCTGGCGCAGCAGCAGGCCGGCCTGCGCCAGGCGCGTCAACTCCTTGTGCAGGGTTCCGGCGTTGGTACCGGTCAGGCGCGCCAGCTCCCGCACGTAATAGCTTGAATCGGGATGCAGCAGCAGCAGGCTCAATACCCGCTGGCGATAGGTTCCGAAGAGTAGCTCCATCAGCATGCTCGTAGCTCCATTTGCTACGACTGTAGCTTTATCGACTACGCCATGCAAGATAAAGACAGGACTACACGGTTTCAGCCCCTGAGCTTGGCCTCTGGCCCTCTGGAAGGCGGGCTGGCTAAAACTCCGAGCACAGCGCAGGGCCAACCAGAAGTGGCACTCCGACAGCTATCGAACCAAAGGAGACATTTGACCTTCAACGGGGTGAAGGTCGGCAATTTGGTGGCCTGCGGTCGTTAGCTAGCATTCGCCCATGCCCTCGTCCTACTGGAAAACAAGAATTTAGGGGAGTTCAGGATGGCGGGGGCCGGCTACTCTGCCCCCCGTCGAGCCCGCACTTTGTACCCTGGTCGCACGGGTTAGCGCACGATGCTTGAAGCAGTGGCGAGCCAGACTGTTGCCGGGGGCACATCCTGGAGCGGCAGCGCACGGTCGATGTCGAGAGAGAAGCGTACGGCCGAAATACAGCCCCCAGCGACAGCGGGAATCTCAGGCGCTGGCAGTTCGGCCGCATCGTAGAAACGCAGTGAATTCCGAGCCGAGGTTTGGATAAAGCGCACCTGGGCTGCACCGTCCGCCTCACCGCCCAAGGACTGGGCCAGCAGCCGCCACAGCTTTGCGCGGTTGGGCGATGAGAGTCCATCCTGGATAGCGTTTGCGAGGTCGAATACGCTGTCACCGGCGTCGCCTTGTTCCACCATCAAGCTGGCGACGTACACGGGCAGTTGGGGCGCGCGCAACTGCGCGAGCGCGAATTCGTGCTGCCGGCTACCGCGGGCCGTCGTCTTGACCTCAAGGCGCACGGTGGGGAATACGAAATCGAAGGTCTGCTCAGGCGAAACGTGCCAGCCAGTCACGAGCGCATCCGGAAAGGGCGATGCGGCGATGACGAACAACTCACCCCAGAGGCCGAGCACCGAGTTCCTCGCGGGAGCAGCAAAGAGGCGGAACAACTCAACGGCGTCGTCGAAGAAGCGGTCGGTCTCCGCGGGAGACAGCGCCGGCGGCAGCCCCTCCACGGCGCCGGCCAGCGCATTCACGAAAAGCGGATGAAGACCGGGGGCGGCTAGGTCACAGACGACCCTGCAGAAGGTGGCGGAGACCGTGCCGCCGTCCGCGTCGTCCGGGTCGCGCACGGCGCAGTCGACCTCGAACTCGACCTGTACATGGCGCAGACTGAGGGGGACACGTGGCACCCGTCGGCGTTGCACCTTCAGTAGGAACACTGGCTCGCCTGCGGTTCCCTTCGCCAAATAGTGTGACTCCGCGCTGTACAGCCGCAGTGCCGGCCAAGCCGCATCCTCCGCTGGAGCTAGCGTCCCGAAGCGCTCCCAGATGTTCATCTCACGCCGCCGCCTGCAGGAGGATGCGCCGCTTCAACTCATCCGGAAGGTGGATGGCGAACCATGGCACGTCGGAACTGGCGTCCCCTGACTGCGGCGGCACCTTTGAGATGAGGAAGTGGAACTTGCGCAGATGCACCGTCACGCGGTTGTCGCTACGGAGTTCTCGGTCGCCGCAATACTTCAGGTTTGCCCGGTCGGATGTGTTCGGCGACTTGCCTGAGAACACTTGGTTGATGGTGCCCCTCTTCGTCAGGGAGCGACCCTGCTCAACCATGTCGCCGACGAGGAAAACGTCACACGTGGCATCCGGGGCGCCAGCCAGCAGCCGCCCAAGGGCCACGCTGATAGCCATGCGCTCCGTCGCATCCTCCACTGTGCCGAATTGCATTTCGTCAATGAGATGGGCGCACACATCAGCCACGGATACCGCCTCGAAGAGTTTGTTGCGGGACGAATTGGCACGTTTGTCGAGATAGCGCTCCGGGTCCACCTCGTGTGCGGCAAGCTCCACGTAGCGGGTACGCAGATGCTGCAGGAAGCGGTCGAACACAATGCGGTTGTGTGCTACGGCAGGTTTTCCGACATGCGCGGCGCCAGGGAACAGCCATTCTGCCGTGGTGACCTCATCCAGCTTGATGCCCATCACGCTGCGCCGCGTCGGCTGGAGCCGGTCAGCCAGGATGAAGCGGCGGCGCCACTCCTTCAGCGGCTGGCCCCGCGAACTCTCGAGTTCGCTTCGGATGAAGCTCTCGTGTTCGACATAGCCCTCGAAGGCGGTCTTCACGTCCTGCCGCACATACACGCGGCAGTAGCCAAGGTAGCTGGCCTTGTAGCCGTAGAAGCGGGCGCGCTGCTGAATGTTGTCGGCGTTCCCGACGCCAAGTGGTCGCGGCATGTAGGTCACGGTGAGGCCCTTTACTGTATAGCCTCGGTCCAGCTTCTGCCCGCCCACCAGAATCCAGTACTCGTTATCGCCCCAGCGGATGGCAGCAGCCCCCTTGCCCGTCGAGTTGACCTCCCGAACCCTGACAATGTGGAGCACCTCGTCCATCTTTGTGAACAGGTCGGATAGGCTCGGCAGCGCCTCACCCACGGTCCTCTGCAGGTCCACGTGGGCGTCGGTGAACTCGGCCATGAGGGCGTCGCGCAGCGCCCGCACTGGCAGCCGAGACCGCCACTCGCCGATGAGTTGAGTCAGCCAAGCGATGTACTGTGTGTGCGGTGCGGTCTGCTGCGACGGATGCACCATCATCGAGCGATTAGAGTTTTGCTCAGCCAGCGCATGGGCGCAGGCGCCGAGCAGGTATACCTTCAGGGCGGACACGAGCGAGGGTGGGGCGGCTGGGTGGGAGGCGGCGGTCGCCACCGCCTCGGCATCAGGGATGACTTTCG contains:
- a CDS encoding nucleotidyltransferase domain-containing protein; this encodes MLMELLFGTYRQRVLSLLLLHPDSSYYVRELARLTGTNAGTLHKELTRLAQAGLLLRQEQGNQVRYQANRACPVFPELAGLFRKTCGLVDVLADALRPLADEILLAFVFGSMARGEEQAGSDVDIMVIGTPAFAEVVKALYPTQDILQREINPVIYTADEVRRRIEAGDAFTRELLAKPKLWVIGTEHDLGKLAGDSQAAEL
- a CDS encoding DNA-binding protein, translating into MTLENLLAIHKLQNFEPSAAGVQRLLAAAERNLVDAGIAALSAENRFDAAYKAIMQCAMIGLWANGYRTSTSQPGHHQTALQVLPKTLDLSQDRVIVLDALRKQRNLSDYEGDPVSDGAVDECCKQAALLLADTRAWLEKHRPDLLTGRA
- the paaY gene encoding phenylacetic acid degradation protein PaaY, giving the protein MPCYEIDGLRPVIHPDAFVHPDAVLIGDVIVGPRCYVAPLASLRGDFGRIVLEEGSNIQDTCVMHGFPGTDTVIEQDGHVGHGAVLHGCRVGKNALIGMNAVIMDNAIVGESAIVGACAFVKAGMEIPPRMLAAGMPAKVMRALSEEEMAWKVDGTRCYQDLTVRSLSTLTACAPLTEMEPGRKRFEFPGVVPLVDVKKG
- a CDS encoding Z1 domain-containing protein gives rise to the protein MTITIEELRSIEPGLRWEPCQREVTEEFLRRKALAGEADEEALHTVAYEAHRILGRCVPPMEPAGSGTGLVVGYVQSGKTLSFTTLTALARDNGYGLVILIAGTIDNLKSQSQERLKQDLGVSPDNPGQPWVLIDNPARDNSEFEALRGLLQRWRSPALSPRKKKTILVTVLKQHQRLANLVECLSALSAILQGIPCLVIDDEADQASLNNFAAKNQKTRQNALSANYREVLNLKAVLPHHTYLQYTATPQAPLLIGLTDILSPDFAETLTPGRGYTGGQTLFQPGAPYAKVIPDAEAVATAASHPAAPPSLVSALKVYLLGACAHALAEQNSNRSMMVHPSQQTAPHTQYIAWLTQLIGEWRSRLPVRALRDALMAEFTDAHVDLQRTVGEALPSLSDLFTKMDEVLHIVRVREVNSTGKGAAAIRWGDNEYWILVGGQKLDRGYTVKGLTVTYMPRPLGVGNADNIQQRARFYGYKASYLGYCRVYVRQDVKTAFEGYVEHESFIRSELESSRGQPLKEWRRRFILADRLQPTRRSVMGIKLDEVTTAEWLFPGAAHVGKPAVAHNRIVFDRFLQHLRTRYVELAAHEVDPERYLDKRANSSRNKLFEAVSVADVCAHLIDEMQFGTVEDATERMAISVALGRLLAGAPDATCDVFLVGDMVEQGRSLTKRGTINQVFSGKSPNTSDRANLKYCGDRELRSDNRVTVHLRKFHFLISKVPPQSGDASSDVPWFAIHLPDELKRRILLQAAA
- a CDS encoding PD-(D/E)XK motif protein, whose product is MNIWERFGTLAPAEDAAWPALRLYSAESHYLAKGTAGEPVFLLKVQRRRVPRVPLSLRHVQVEFEVDCAVRDPDDADGGTVSATFCRVVCDLAAPGLHPLFVNALAGAVEGLPPALSPAETDRFFDDAVELFRLFAAPARNSVLGLWGELFVIAASPFPDALVTGWHVSPEQTFDFVFPTVRLEVKTTARGSRQHEFALAQLRAPQLPVYVASLMVEQGDAGDSVFDLANAIQDGLSSPNRAKLWRLLAQSLGGEADGAAQVRFIQTSARNSLRFYDAAELPAPEIPAVAGGCISAVRFSLDIDRALPLQDVPPATVWLATASSIVR